From the Methylocystis sp. IM3 genome, one window contains:
- a CDS encoding Vgb family protein: protein MASDDVRVDIKEWRTPTAGAHPHDPLVTSDGAIWYTGQMANLLGRLDPKTGQFQEYRLKTPDSGPHGLVADASGAIWFTASFKGYIGKLDPTTGDVREFKLPDREARDPHTPVFDHKGILWFTVIGGNMLGRLDPVTGDIKLIPSPTAHSLPYGLLVNSKGVPFFAGFGSNKIARVDPVTLKIEEFTLPNPDARPRRIAATSDDTIWYTDYAS, encoded by the coding sequence ATGGCGAGCGACGACGTTCGCGTTGATATCAAGGAATGGCGCACGCCCACGGCTGGCGCGCACCCACACGATCCGCTTGTGACGAGCGACGGGGCCATCTGGTACACCGGCCAAATGGCCAATCTTCTCGGGCGGCTCGATCCAAAGACCGGTCAGTTCCAAGAATACCGTTTGAAAACGCCCGACTCGGGGCCGCATGGGTTGGTCGCTGATGCAAGCGGCGCGATCTGGTTCACGGCAAGCTTCAAGGGCTACATCGGCAAGCTCGACCCCACGACCGGGGACGTTCGCGAATTCAAGCTTCCCGACCGGGAGGCTCGGGATCCTCATACTCCCGTCTTCGACCACAAGGGGATCCTGTGGTTCACCGTCATCGGCGGAAACATGCTCGGCCGTCTCGATCCTGTGACGGGCGACATCAAACTCATCCCCTCCCCGACAGCCCATTCTCTCCCCTATGGCTTGCTGGTGAACTCCAAAGGGGTTCCCTTCTTCGCCGGGTTCGGCTCAAACAAAATCGCCCGGGTCGATCCAGTGACGTTGAAGATCGAGGAATTCACCCTGCCGAATCCAGACGCGCGCCCGCGTAGGATCGCGGCGACGAGCGACGACACCATTTGGTATACGGATTACGCCTCGTAA
- a CDS encoding SDR family NAD(P)-dependent oxidoreductase: protein MNELDNRPTCVVAGVGPGNGEAFARRFAAESYNVALLARRKDRIESLAGELPNARAFACDVTDATSVEAAFAAAETELGQVEALIYNAGKGVWGDVEQVGPADFEEAWRINTLGLLLTARRVIPAMTAAGRGAIIVVGATASLRGMAGTAAFASAKAAQRSLTQSLARHLWPKGIHVALIIIDGVVGGPETRNSFPDKPDDFFVKPAAVADIAISLIRQDRTAWSFEVEARPSGERW, encoded by the coding sequence ATGAACGAGCTTGATAACCGCCCAACATGCGTGGTCGCTGGCGTCGGGCCGGGCAACGGCGAGGCCTTCGCTCGGCGCTTTGCCGCCGAGAGTTACAACGTGGCTTTGCTCGCCCGTCGGAAGGATCGGATCGAATCACTCGCAGGAGAATTGCCGAACGCTCGCGCGTTTGCTTGCGACGTGACAGACGCAACCTCCGTGGAGGCCGCCTTCGCCGCCGCCGAGACCGAACTCGGGCAAGTCGAGGCGCTGATCTACAATGCTGGCAAGGGCGTTTGGGGCGATGTTGAGCAGGTGGGCCCCGCCGACTTCGAGGAGGCTTGGCGCATCAATACGCTCGGCCTGCTCCTGACGGCGCGCCGGGTGATTCCGGCCATGACCGCAGCCGGGCGTGGCGCCATCATCGTCGTGGGCGCGACCGCTTCGCTGCGCGGCATGGCCGGCACGGCCGCCTTTGCCTCCGCCAAGGCGGCCCAGAGGTCGCTGACGCAGTCGCTCGCTCGACACCTGTGGCCGAAGGGCATTCACGTGGCGCTGATCATCATCGACGGCGTGGTTGGGGGACCGGAAACGCGAAACAGCTTCCCCGACAAGCCGGACGATTTCTTCGTCAAACCGGCAGCCGTAGCCGACATCGCGATTTCTCTTATCCGGCAAGACCGTACGGCGTGGAGCTTCGAGGTCGAAGCCCGTCCCTCCGGCGAGAGGTGGTGA
- a CDS encoding methyltransferase family protein, producing MLTRLFFQTSIWLVAIAALLFLPADTIAWPEAWVYLIIIGGIGAAAGLWFARHDPGLLRERLASPFQAGQPAWDKVILSLFFVLYLASFVVMSLDATRWRASHMPVWTEAAGAVSILASYAIIWRVLAENSFAAPVVRIQEERGQRIVTTGPYAVVRHPMYGAAIFFLLGTPLLLGSFYGLAFVPPLVMLLAVRAILEERTLADRFPKYAAYAERTKYRFAPGVW from the coding sequence ATGCTGACCCGCCTTTTCTTCCAGACGTCCATCTGGCTCGTCGCCATTGCGGCGCTCCTTTTCCTGCCGGCCGACACGATCGCGTGGCCGGAAGCTTGGGTCTACTTAATCATCATTGGAGGGATCGGCGCGGCCGCGGGGCTATGGTTCGCTCGTCACGATCCCGGCCTTTTGAGGGAACGTTTGGCCTCGCCCTTCCAGGCCGGCCAGCCGGCGTGGGACAAGGTCATCCTGTCGCTGTTCTTTGTGCTTTACTTGGCGTCTTTCGTCGTCATGAGTCTCGACGCAACTCGGTGGCGGGCAAGCCACATGCCGGTTTGGACCGAGGCCGCTGGGGCCGTAAGCATCCTGGCGTCCTACGCAATCATTTGGCGCGTCTTGGCGGAGAACTCCTTCGCCGCGCCCGTCGTCAGAATCCAGGAGGAGCGAGGCCAACGGATCGTAACGACGGGTCCATACGCCGTCGTACGCCACCCAATGTATGGCGCAGCGATTTTCTTCTTGCTAGGGACGCCGTTGCTACTCGGGTCGTTCTATGGGCTCGCTTTCGTTCCGCCATTGGTGATGCTGTTGGCGGTACGCGCCATACTCGAGGAGCGGACGCTAGCCGATCGGTTCCCCAAATATGCGGCCTATGCGGAACGGACCAAATATCGGTTCGCACCCGGGGTTTGGTAG
- a CDS encoding phospholipase D-like domain-containing protein: MGLRAWKRIGGGVVLAFAALGLLPVFAPPASAGEVEIHYAPSENLEHVDVGLLRSAHAKIDMAAYSLTDWPVIDALIDARRRGVAVRIILDPSQQHAFDRLREIAGTIRMKAPGPYMHLKSYAIDGRILRSGSANLSASGLKQQDNDILVVREPSAANAFEARFEQIWAGANPLPPLGNQFANPAPSPALKSEMAGTESCLIKGNISRSGERIYHVPGNRTYARVRMDKGRDKRWFCTEEQAVAAGWRKASTW, translated from the coding sequence ATGGGGTTGAGGGCTTGGAAACGAATTGGGGGCGGCGTGGTCCTGGCGTTTGCGGCGCTCGGTCTCCTCCCCGTGTTCGCGCCGCCAGCCAGCGCCGGGGAGGTGGAAATCCACTATGCGCCTTCCGAGAACCTCGAACACGTGGATGTCGGTCTGCTGCGCTCGGCGCATGCGAAGATTGACATGGCGGCTTATTCCCTGACCGATTGGCCGGTCATCGACGCCCTAATTGACGCCCGCAGGCGTGGCGTCGCCGTCCGCATCATCCTCGATCCGAGCCAGCAGCATGCCTTCGACCGACTCCGTGAAATCGCAGGCACCATCCGCATGAAGGCGCCAGGGCCCTATATGCATCTCAAGTCCTATGCGATCGACGGCCGGATCCTGCGCTCAGGGTCGGCAAACTTGTCAGCCTCGGGCCTGAAACAGCAGGACAATGACATCCTTGTCGTTCGTGAGCCTTCTGCAGCCAACGCCTTCGAGGCTCGCTTCGAGCAAATATGGGCGGGCGCCAATCCGCTGCCGCCTCTCGGCAATCAGTTTGCGAATCCCGCCCCTTCCCCCGCGCTAAAGTCGGAAATGGCGGGGACTGAGAGCTGCCTGATCAAGGGCAATATCAGCCGCAGCGGCGAGCGTATCTATCATGTGCCGGGAAATCGCACATACGCTCGCGTGCGGATGGATAAGGGGCGGGACAAGCGCTGGTTCTGTACCGAGGAGCAGGCGGTCGCAGCCGGCTGGCGGAAAGCTTCGACTTGGTAA
- a CDS encoding cupin domain-containing protein: MPRKPNRRSDRFVDRERLLSAIGACREKITREQSRMEICGPLYHSSSTVVAAIDGLALMLTGKRDYFHLAGHGVHEDVRNAVTRRNAMVVAGNLFAKIPQRLAEEQFTVLAEFPGGRIERIVSTGQASPPGFWYDQEQTEWVVLLRGSAGLLFEGEDAPRILRPGDYVEIPARRRHRVEWTDATQPTVWLAVHVDAQLADSSTTLIEES, encoded by the coding sequence ATGCCCCGAAAACCGAACCGCCGGTCGGATCGCTTCGTCGATCGCGAACGTCTCTTGTCGGCGATCGGCGCTTGCCGGGAGAAAATCACGCGCGAACAGTCGCGCATGGAGATCTGCGGCCCTTTGTATCACTCATCGTCGACCGTCGTCGCAGCGATCGACGGGCTTGCGCTGATGCTCACCGGAAAGCGTGACTACTTCCATTTGGCGGGCCACGGGGTGCATGAAGACGTAAGGAATGCCGTCACAAGGAGGAACGCGATGGTCGTCGCCGGCAATCTGTTCGCGAAGATCCCGCAGCGTCTGGCCGAGGAGCAGTTCACTGTCCTTGCCGAGTTCCCCGGGGGGCGGATCGAACGCATCGTCTCGACTGGGCAAGCAAGTCCGCCTGGCTTCTGGTACGACCAGGAGCAGACCGAATGGGTCGTTCTGCTGAGGGGCTCAGCAGGATTGCTGTTCGAGGGGGAGGATGCTCCACGCATTCTGCGTCCAGGGGACTATGTGGAAATCCCGGCGCGCCGTCGGCATCGGGTCGAATGGACCGATGCGACCCAGCCGACGGTTTGGCTAGCGGTGCATGTCGACGCTCAACTCGCCGACTCCTCAACTACGCTAATCGAAGAAAGCTGA
- a CDS encoding SOS response-associated peptidase encodes MCNLYSMTKGQQAIREMARATHDRTGNLPPFPAIFPDYAAPIVRNGPEGRELTLARWGMPSPVLALKGKKCDPGVTNVRNVKSPHWRRWLGMENRCLVPFTSFSENEALPDGAHPTVWFALDETRPLAFFAGIWTRWTSVRKVKEGETTNDLFAFLTTEANKLVGAIHPKAMPVVLTTPEEIDLWMTAPAEEALRLQRPLADDILRIVARGGKQDDGGLAA; translated from the coding sequence ATGTGCAATCTCTACTCGATGACCAAGGGGCAACAAGCGATCCGCGAGATGGCCCGGGCCACGCATGATCGGACTGGCAATCTGCCGCCCTTCCCCGCCATCTTTCCCGACTACGCCGCGCCCATCGTCCGAAACGGCCCCGAGGGGCGGGAGTTGACCTTGGCGCGATGGGGGATGCCTTCGCCGGTGCTCGCGTTGAAGGGTAAGAAGTGCGATCCCGGCGTCACCAATGTCCGCAATGTCAAGTCTCCGCATTGGCGGCGTTGGCTCGGGATGGAGAACCGCTGCCTGGTGCCCTTCACCAGCTTCTCAGAAAATGAGGCGCTCCCCGATGGCGCGCATCCGACGGTCTGGTTCGCCCTCGACGAGACGCGGCCGCTCGCGTTCTTCGCCGGGATTTGGACCCGGTGGACCTCAGTGCGCAAGGTGAAGGAAGGCGAGACGACCAACGACCTCTTCGCGTTTCTGACCACAGAAGCGAACAAGCTTGTTGGCGCGATTCATCCGAAGGCCATGCCCGTCGTCCTGACGACGCCCGAGGAAATTGACCTTTGGATGACCGCGCCCGCAGAGGAGGCGCTCCGGCTGCAGCGGCCGCTCGCTGATGACATTCTCAGGATTGTGGCGAGGGGCGGAAAGCAGGACGACGGAGGTCTCGCAGCCTGA
- a CDS encoding ATP-dependent helicase: protein MAYLEKLNAEQRRAVEHGVWEKGSAPRGPLLVIAGAGSGKTNTLAHRVAHLIVNGADPRRILLMTFSRRAAAEMTRRVERICAEALGASAGILTNGLAWAGTFHGVGARLLREYAAEIGLDPDFSIHDREDAADLMNLVRHELGFSKTESRFPTKGTCLAIYSRAVNEELPLDDVLDGSFPWCAGWSTQLRELFAAYVEAKQAQNVLDYDDLLLYWAQTLREPALAEDIGGRFDHVLVDEYQDTNRLQSSILLAMKPDGRGLTVVGDDAQSIYSFRAATVRNILDFPKAFSPPADVVTLARNYRSTQPILAAANGAIELASERFTKNLWTERQSGEKPRLVTVPDEADQARYVVERVLEDREIGTRLKQQAVLFRASHHSGPLELELTRRNIPFVKFGGLKFLDSAHVKDMLALLRFAQNPRDRVAGFRLMQLLPGVGPASAQRVLDLMAEQPDPLSSLSDMPAPPRSGADWTGFVQSLQFLRTGKAGWPAEIAAARHWYEPHLERIHEDAATRLADLLQLEQMAAGYPSRERFLTELTLDPPDATSDQAGAPLLDEDYLILSTIHSAKGQEWRSVFVLNAVDGCIPSDLAAGTTAEIEEERRLLYVAMTRAKDSLHLITPQRFFTHGQHPQGDRHVYASRTRFIPKALLHHFECVTWPRTAAASGERQSARGTRVDVGARMRAMWR from the coding sequence GTGGCCTACCTCGAAAAACTCAACGCCGAACAGCGTCGCGCCGTCGAACACGGCGTCTGGGAAAAGGGGTCTGCGCCGCGCGGGCCGCTCCTCGTCATCGCGGGGGCCGGCTCTGGCAAGACCAACACCCTCGCCCATCGCGTCGCGCATCTGATCGTCAACGGCGCGGATCCGCGTCGCATCTTGCTGATGACCTTTTCCCGCCGGGCGGCGGCCGAGATGACGCGACGCGTCGAGCGCATCTGCGCAGAGGCGCTGGGAGCCAGCGCCGGGATCCTGACCAACGGGCTCGCCTGGGCGGGGACGTTTCACGGGGTCGGCGCTCGCCTATTACGCGAATACGCCGCTGAGATCGGTCTCGATCCCGATTTCTCGATCCATGATCGGGAGGACGCCGCAGACCTGATGAACCTCGTCCGGCACGAGTTGGGCTTCTCGAAGACGGAGAGCCGCTTCCCAACGAAGGGGACCTGCCTCGCCATCTATTCCCGCGCCGTCAACGAGGAGCTGCCGCTCGACGACGTTCTCGACGGATCCTTTCCCTGGTGCGCTGGCTGGAGCACCCAGCTGCGCGAGTTGTTCGCGGCCTATGTCGAGGCCAAGCAGGCGCAAAATGTTCTCGATTACGACGACTTACTGCTCTATTGGGCGCAGACGCTGCGCGAGCCGGCGCTCGCCGAGGATATTGGCGGAAGGTTCGATCACGTCCTTGTCGACGAATATCAGGACACGAACCGCCTCCAGTCTTCGATCCTGCTGGCGATGAAGCCCGACGGCCGCGGCCTCACCGTCGTCGGCGACGACGCCCAGTCGATCTATTCGTTCCGCGCCGCGACCGTGCGCAACATTCTCGACTTTCCGAAGGCGTTCAGCCCTCCCGCCGACGTTGTCACGCTCGCCCGCAACTATCGCTCGACGCAGCCGATCCTCGCCGCCGCGAACGGCGCGATCGAACTCGCCAGCGAGCGTTTCACCAAGAACTTGTGGACGGAACGCCAATCAGGGGAAAAGCCTCGGCTTGTCACCGTACCCGACGAGGCCGACCAGGCCCGCTACGTCGTCGAGCGCGTCCTGGAGGACCGGGAAATCGGCACGCGCCTGAAGCAACAGGCCGTGCTGTTCCGCGCCTCGCACCACAGCGGCCCGCTCGAACTTGAGCTGACCCGCCGCAACATCCCCTTCGTCAAGTTCGGCGGCCTAAAATTCCTCGACAGCGCCCACGTCAAGGATATGCTCGCCCTGCTGCGGTTCGCGCAGAACCCGCGCGACCGCGTCGCCGGCTTTCGCCTCATGCAGCTCCTGCCGGGGGTCGGTCCGGCGTCGGCGCAGCGCGTCCTCGACCTGATGGCGGAGCAGCCCGATCCGTTGTCTTCTCTCTCGGATATGCCGGCGCCGCCGCGCTCGGGCGCCGATTGGACCGGCTTCGTCCAAAGCCTCCAGTTTTTGCGAACGGGCAAGGCCGGCTGGCCGGCCGAAATCGCAGCCGCGCGCCACTGGTACGAACCGCATCTCGAGCGCATTCACGAAGATGCGGCGACGCGCCTGGCCGACCTCCTGCAACTCGAACAGATGGCGGCAGGCTACCCCTCGCGGGAACGCTTCCTCACCGAATTGACGCTCGACCCGCCGGACGCCACGAGCGACCAGGCCGGCGCGCCGCTTCTCGACGAGGATTATCTGATCCTGTCCACCATCCATTCGGCTAAGGGACAGGAATGGAGATCGGTCTTCGTCCTCAACGCCGTCGACGGCTGCATCCCGTCGGATCTGGCTGCTGGCACAACCGCTGAAATCGAAGAGGAACGGCGGCTGCTCTATGTCGCCATGACGCGGGCGAAAGATAGTCTGCATCTGATCACACCACAGCGCTTTTTCACCCATGGACAGCACCCGCAAGGCGATCGGCACGTCTACGCCTCGCGAACCCGCTTTATCCCAAAAGCTTTGCTGCACCATTTTGAATGCGTGACATGGCCGCGGACTGCGGCCGCCTCGGGCGAGCGGCAGAGCGCAAGAGGGACGCGCGTAGATGTCGGCGCCAGAATGCGCGCCATGTGGCGATAA
- a CDS encoding nucleotide-binding protein, which produces MATTTAELKPRPRAAALPQAFKRVALVANEKGGVGKSVFTRTLVDYLRSKGKRVAAYDADGSVGATARVLGTRDASGAIERVQNPVEGIGYYNGRADDERNILLDSIESGEKLYVHDLAGGLLADLTRIVDGGEGLDGLLDAFEAHSYKLTVFHVISPDVGAAQSVARWLSLIGDRADHVAVINLKHGRPPSDFPFWYGFTDAKGMAKGGKTREKLLASGGVEIEFPSLPAGTFAKLDAENVPFTRADKAGLLTITERAHVAKFLRDFAAALSPALPFLGL; this is translated from the coding sequence ATGGCTACAACCACTGCTGAACTCAAACCCCGCCCTCGGGCTGCCGCGTTGCCTCAAGCCTTCAAGCGCGTCGCTCTTGTCGCCAATGAGAAGGGCGGCGTAGGCAAGTCCGTGTTCACGCGGACGCTGGTCGATTATCTTCGCAGCAAGGGAAAGCGAGTTGCGGCATACGATGCAGATGGCAGTGTAGGCGCAACGGCGCGGGTGTTGGGGACCCGGGACGCCAGCGGCGCTATCGAGCGCGTCCAAAATCCGGTGGAAGGGATCGGTTACTACAACGGCCGGGCCGATGATGAACGCAACATACTCCTCGACTCCATCGAATCGGGGGAAAAGCTTTACGTTCATGATCTCGCGGGCGGCCTCCTTGCCGACCTCACACGGATCGTCGATGGCGGCGAAGGGCTCGACGGCCTTCTCGACGCTTTTGAGGCGCACAGCTACAAATTGACGGTTTTCCACGTCATCTCCCCCGACGTGGGCGCGGCGCAATCCGTCGCACGGTGGCTGAGCCTGATCGGCGACAGGGCGGACCATGTCGCTGTTATCAATCTCAAACACGGGAGGCCGCCGAGCGACTTCCCGTTCTGGTACGGCTTCACGGACGCCAAAGGCATGGCAAAAGGCGGCAAGACGCGTGAAAAGCTGCTGGCTTCGGGCGGCGTCGAAATTGAATTTCCCTCTCTGCCCGCGGGTACATTTGCAAAATTGGACGCGGAGAACGTCCCCTTCACACGAGCCGACAAGGCGGGACTTCTGACGATCACCGAGCGGGCGCATGTGGCAAAATTCCTTCGCGATTTTGCCGCGGCGCTGTCGCCTGCGCTTCCCTTCCTCGGGCTTTGA
- a CDS encoding helix-turn-helix transcriptional regulator, with protein MKQAERAFREFIDAVYVANTPEEFQRVGEEAARALGFQWFCYFEGGDGVPTLLTSFPKRWVDRYSGEQYQDVDPILRQARKIGPAFTWDARDGVDGKSAYERRFFADALAFNIRAGVTVPIAAGYGRFAAFTLASDDRVSEFERLAESSKNLLQMMGFTFHAHVKVRMADPVESAGESRLLTIRERQCLGWASAGKTMQEMAMILGVTPRVVKFHLDNGRKKLGASTLPHAVALALRRELLA; from the coding sequence ATGAAACAGGCTGAAAGAGCATTTCGTGAGTTCATTGATGCGGTGTATGTCGCGAACACGCCGGAGGAGTTCCAACGCGTCGGAGAAGAGGCCGCGCGGGCGCTCGGGTTTCAGTGGTTCTGCTATTTCGAAGGTGGAGACGGCGTCCCGACCCTTTTGACGTCTTTTCCGAAGCGCTGGGTGGACCGCTATAGCGGTGAGCAATATCAAGATGTCGATCCGATCCTCCGCCAGGCGCGCAAGATCGGCCCTGCATTTACCTGGGACGCGCGCGACGGGGTCGACGGGAAATCCGCGTATGAACGTCGTTTCTTTGCTGATGCTCTTGCCTTCAATATTCGGGCCGGCGTCACCGTGCCAATTGCTGCCGGTTACGGTCGCTTCGCCGCGTTCACTTTAGCATCTGATGACCGCGTTTCCGAGTTCGAGCGTCTCGCGGAAAGCTCCAAGAACCTGCTGCAGATGATGGGCTTTACGTTCCATGCTCACGTAAAGGTTAGAATGGCGGATCCAGTGGAGTCCGCTGGGGAAAGCCGCTTGCTGACAATCAGAGAGCGGCAATGCCTGGGGTGGGCGTCGGCGGGCAAGACCATGCAAGAGATGGCGATGATTTTAGGCGTCACGCCCCGCGTAGTGAAGTTTCATCTGGATAACGGCCGGAAGAAACTCGGCGCATCAACGCTGCCCCACGCCGTCGCTCTCGCCCTTCGTCGGGAATTGCTGGCATAG